Proteins encoded by one window of Castor canadensis chromosome 2, mCasCan1.hap1v2, whole genome shotgun sequence:
- the C2H11orf52 gene encoding uncharacterized protein C11orf52 homolog produces MGNRLCCGGSWSCPSTFQKKNKTESQARRTLKQQLQKNGTKRHETTGHMYERVLQQPISEKRNQDLLSEDSNLHYADIQVCSHVQPRSASEVKHLHSEIATEYATLRFPQATPRYDSKNGTLV; encoded by the exons ATGGGAAACCGGCTCTGCTGCGGGGGAAGCTG GAGCTGCCCatcaactttccagaagaaaaacaaaacag AGAGCCAAGCAAGACGCACATTGAAGCAACAGCTGCAGAAGAATGGCACAAAG AGACACGAAACAACAGGACATATGTATGAGCGAGTGTTACAGCAGCCTATATCTGAAAAGAGGAATCAAGACCTCCTATCAGAAGACAGCAACTTACACTATGCCGACATTCAAGTGTGCAGCCATGTCCAGCCACGATCCGCCAGTGAGGTGAAGCATCTGCATTCAGAAATCGCAACAGAATATGCGACCCTTCGCTTCCCCCAGGCCACACCTCGCTATGACAGCAAGAATGGGACCCTGGTGTAA
- the Hspb2 gene encoding heat shock protein beta-2 yields the protein MSGRSVPHAHPATAEYEFANPSRLAEQRFGEGLLPEEILTPTLYHGYYVRPRATQAGEGSRAGASELRLSEGKFQAFLDVSHFTPDEVTVRTVDNLLEVSARHPQRLDRHGFVSREFCRTYVLPADVDPWRVRAALSHDGILNLEAPRGGRHLDTEVNEVYISLLPAPPDPEEEEEAARDEP from the exons ATGTCGGGCCGCTCGGTGCCACATGCCCACCCTGCCACCGCCGAGTATGAATTTGCCAACCCCAGCCGTCTGGCTGAGCAGCGCTTCGGAGAAG GTCTCCTGCCAGAAGAGATCCTGACCCCCACCCTCTACCATGGCTACTACGTTCGGCCTCGGGCCACCCAAGCTGGGGAGGGCAGCAGGGCAGGGGCCTCTGAGCTTAGGCTCAGTGAGGGCAAGTTCCAGGCATTTCTGGATGTGAGCCACTTTACCCCAGATGAGGTGACCGTAAGGACTGTGGACAACTTGCTGGAGGTGTCTGCCCGGCACCCTCAGCGCCTGGACCGCCATGGCTTTGTATCCCGAGAGTTCTGCCGTACCTATGTCCTGCCTGCTGATGTCGACCCCTGGCGGGTCCGTGCTGCTCTGTCCCATGATGGCATCCTTAACCTGGAGGCGCCTCGGGGTGGCCGACATTTGGACACAGAGGTCAATGAGGTATACATCTCTCTGCTCCCAGCGCCTCCTGAcccagaagaagaggaggaggcagcCAGAGATGAGCCCTGA